A section of the Pogoniulus pusillus isolate bPogPus1 chromosome 3, bPogPus1.pri, whole genome shotgun sequence genome encodes:
- the AQP11 gene encoding aquaporin-11 encodes MAVGGVGRSLLLLAGIVAAVGLCRRLTRRRLRTRQRLRTFLLEMFGTFQICACTNELCLLGDVEPTPHTALTLTYGFTVLHGLTLPGSTCNPCGTLQPMWAGGTSVRAGGLKIAAQFAAAALARAFMRFIWSLEMAEPHSGALSQGCSNPIQTTEMQAFCIELLFSVVFQLTILRVESINPKYKVHLIALLITMLVYAGGNLTGAIFNPALAFSLHANCFYERFLSYSLVYWIAPSLGTMLVAVIWDELLPRIS; translated from the exons atgGCCGTCGGCGGGGTCGGGCggtcgctgctgctgctggccggCATCGTGGCGGCGGTGGGACTGTGCCGGAGGCTAACCCGCCGCCGGCTGCGCACCCGCCAGCGCCTTCGCACTTTCCTCTTGGAGATGTTCGGCACCTTCCAGATTTGCGCCTGCACGAACGAGCTCTGCCTGCTCGGCGACGTGGAGCCCACGCCGCACACCGCCCTCACCCTCACCTACGGCTTCACCGTCCTGCACGGCCTGACGCTGCCCGGCAGCACCTGCAACCCCTGCGGCACCCTGCAGCCCATGTGGGCCGGCGGGACGTCGGTCCGGGCGGGCGGACTGAAGATCGCCGCTCAGTTCGCGGCGGCGGCGCTTGCCAGGGCGTTCATGCGCTTCATCTGGAGCTTGGAGATGGCAGAGCCACATTCCGGAGCGCTCtcgcagggctgcagcaacccCATCCAGACTACGGAGATGCAGGCGTTCTGCATAGAACTGCTTTTCTCTGTCGTCTTCCAGCTCACCATCCTGCGAGTGGAAAGTATTAATCCCAAATACAAAGTCCATTTGATTGCTCTTCTCATCACCATGCTGGTGTATGCAG GTGGAAATCTGACAGGAGCAATATTTAACCCAGCCCTGGCTTTTTCACTACATGCCAATTGCTTCTACGAGAGGTTCCTGAGTTACTCACTTGTGTACTGGATAGCACCATCCTTAG GTACAATGCTTGTGGCTGTCATCTGGGATGAGCTCCTCCCTCGGATATCCTGA